One Theropithecus gelada isolate Dixy chromosome 3, Tgel_1.0, whole genome shotgun sequence genomic window carries:
- the LOC112620131 gene encoding LOW QUALITY PROTEIN: uncharacterized protein LOC112620131 (The sequence of the model RefSeq protein was modified relative to this genomic sequence to represent the inferred CDS: inserted 3 bases in 2 codons): MGDEERGVLPPSTPQLTXCPERVCELEPPAFSGIRTSNAGQPLKASRNSHPPRPRQRIGCERDRSGPRGREWRWEGGAEAAAACGLGTREDGRGRGLLVFYSSSAPTTTHPSXKTPGDGGALGHSETALGGAPYWPDRISQPATQPQATRKRPDPAFTAS, from the exons ATGGGGGATGAGGAGCGGGGCGTTCTCCCTCCCAGCACCCCCCAGCTGAC GTGCCCGGAGAGGGTGTGTGAGCTGGAACCTCCAGCATTCTCGGGGATACGAACTTCCAACGCTGGGCAGCCTCTTAAGGCTTCTAGGAATTCGCATCCTCCGCGCCCCCGCCAGCGGATCGGTTGCGAGAGGGACCGTTCGGGCCCGCGGGGCCGGGAATGGAGGTGGGAGGGCGGGGCCGAGGCGGCGGCCGCCTGCGGACTGGGGACCCGGGAGGACGGACGCGGACGCGGGCTGCTAGTCTTTTACAGCTCTTCAGCGCCCACCACTACCCACCCCT AGAAGACCCCGGGCGATGGTGGGGCTCTTGGGCATTCTGAGACTGCGCTTGGTGGAGCCCCCTACTGGCCCGACCGGATTTCTCAGCCTGCGACTCAGCCCCAGGCTACGCGAAAGAGGCCGGACCCGG CTTTTACTGCCTCCTGA
- the ZYX gene encoding zyxin isoform X1 yields MVWAPLSPRPLPPPSLLLPCVPPRPARGCSGPGRRVRGPGAEEATRDAARTLRPAQSGPAMAAPRPSPAISVSVSAPAFYAPQKKFGPVVAPKPKVNPFRPGDSEPPPAPGAQRAQMGRVGEIPPPPPEDFPLPPPPLAGDGDDAEGALGGAFPPPPPPIEESFPPAPLEEEIFPSPPPPLEEEGGPEAPIPSPPQPREKVSSIDLEIDSLSSLLDDMTKNDPFKARVSSGYVPPPVATPFISKSSTKPAAGGTAPLPPWKAPSSSQPLPQVPAPAQSQTQFHVQPQPQPKPQVQLHVQSQPQPVSLANTQPRGPPASSPAPAPKFSPVTPKFTPVASKFSPGAPGGSGSQPNQKLGHPEALSAGTGSPQPPSFTYAQQREKPRVQEKQHPVPAPAQNQNQVRSPGAPGPLTLKEVEELEQLTQQLMQDMEHPQRQNVAVNELCGRCHQPLARAQPAVRALGQLFHIACFTCHQCAQQLQGQQFYSLEGAPYCESCYTDTLEKCNTCGEPITDRMLRATGKAYHPHCFTCVVCARPLEGTSFIVDQANRPHCVPDYHKQYAPRCSVCSEPIMPEPGRDETVRVVALDKNFHMKCYKCEVSHPSGLPGLVLTRRWREMLLTNWVVESASIQETGL; encoded by the exons ATGGTCTGGGCGCCGCtctctccccgccccctccctcctccctccctcctccttccgtGTGTCCCTCCCCGCCCGGCTAGAGGCTGCTCCGGACCGGGACGCAGAGTCCGCGGACCCGGCGCCGAGGAGGCCACCCGAGACGCGGCGCGCACGCTCCGGCCCGCG CAGTCCGGCCCGGCCATGGCGGCCCCCCGCCCGTCTCCCGCGATCTCCGTTTCGGTCTCGGCTCCGGCTTTTTACGCCCCGCAGAAGAAGTTCGGCCCTGTGGTGGCCCCAAAACCCAAAGTGAATCCCTTCCGGCCCGGGGACAGCGAGCCTCCCCCGGCACCCGGGGCCCAGCGCGCACAGATGGGCCGGGTGGGAGAGATTCCCCCGCCGCCCCCGGAAG ACTttcccctgcctccacctcccctcgCTGGGGATGGCGACGATGCTGAGGGTGCTCTGGGAGGTGCCTTCCCGCCGCCCCCTCCCCCGATCGAGGAATCATTTCCCCCTGCGCCTCTGGAGGAGGAGATCTTCCCTTCCCCGCCGCCTCCtctggaagaggagggagggccTGAGGCCCCCATACCGTCCCCACCGCAG CCCAGGGAGAAGGTGAGCAGTATTGATTTGGAGATCGACTCTCTGTCCTCACTGCTGGATGACATGACCAAGAATGATCCTTTCAAAGCTCGG GTGTCATCTGGATATGTCCCCCCACCAGTGGCCACTCCATTCATTTCCAAGTCCAGTACTAAGCCTGCAGCTGGGGGCACAGCACCCCTGCCTCCTTGGAaggccccttccagctcccagcctCTGCCCCAGGTTCCGGCTCCAGCTCAGAGCCAGACACAGTTCCATgttcagccccagccccagcccaagCCTCAGGTCCAACTCCATGTCcagtcccagccccagcctgtGTCTTTGGCTAACACACAGCCCCGAGGTCCCCCAGCCTCATCGCCAGCTCCAGCCCCTAAGTTTTCTCCAGTGACTCCTAAGTTTACTCCCGTGGCTTCCAAGTTCAGTCCTGGAGCCCCAGGTGGATCTGGGTCACAGCCAAATCAAAAATTGGGGCATCCCGAAGCTCTTTCCGCTGGCACAGGctcccctcaacctcccagcttCACCTATGCTCAGCAGAGGGAGAAGCCCCGAGTGCAGGAGAAGCAACACCCCGTGCCCGCACCGGCTCAGAACCAAAACCAG gtgcgctCCCCTGGGGCCCCAGGGCCCCTGACTCTGAAGGAGGTGGAGGAGTTGGAGCAGCTGACCCAGCAGCTAATGCAGGACATGGAGCATCCTCAGAGGCAGAACGTGGCCGTCAACG AACTCTGCGGTCGATGCCATCAACCCCTGGCCCGGGCGCAGCCAGCCGTCCGCGCTCTGGGGCAGCTGTTCCACATCGCCTGCTTCACCTGCCACCAGTGTGCGCAGCAGCTCCAGGGCCAGCAGTTCTACAGCCTGGAGGGGGCGCCGTACTGCGAGAGCTGCTACACT GACACCCTGGAGAAGTGCAACACCTGCGGGGAGCCCATCACTGACCGCATGCTGAGGGCCACGGGCAAGGCCTATCACCCGCACTGCTTCACCTGCGTGGTCTGTGCCCGCCCCCTGGAGGGCACCTCCTTCATTGTGGACCAGGCCAACCGGCCCCACTGTGTCCCCGACTACCACAA GCAGTACGCCCCGAGGTGCTCCGTCTGCTCTGAGCCCATCATGCCTGAGCCTGGCCGAGATGAGACCGTGCGAGTGGTTGCCCTGGACAAGAACTTCCACATGAAGTGTTACAAGTGTGAGGTCAGCCATCCCTCTGGGCTCCCTGGGCTGGTTCTGACCAGGAGGTGGCGGGAGATGCTGCTTACTAACTGGGTGGTGGAAAGCGCCAGCATTCAGGAAACAGGGCTGTGA
- the ZYX gene encoding zyxin isoform X3, with translation MVWAPLSPRPLPPPSLLLPCVPPRPARGCSGPGRRVRGPGAEEATRDAARTLRPAQSGPAMAAPRPSPAISVSVSAPAFYAPQKKFGPVVAPKPKVNPFRPGDSEPPPAPGAQRAQMGRVGEIPPPPPEDFPLPPPPLAGDGDDAEGALGGAFPPPPPPIEESFPPAPLEEEIFPSPPPPLEEEGGPEAPIPSPPQPREKVSSIDLEIDSLSSLLDDMTKNDPFKARVSSGYVPPPVATPFISKSSTKPAAGGTAPLPPWKAPSSSQPLPQVPAPAQSQTQFHVQPQPQPKPQVQLHVQSQPQPVSLANTQPRGPPASSPAPAPKFSPVTPKFTPVASKFSPGAPGGSGSQPNQKLGHPEALSAGTGSPQPPSFTYAQQREKPRVQEKQHPVPAPAQNQNQVRSPGAPGPLTLKEVEELEQLTQQLMQDMEHPQRQNVAVNELCGRCHQPLARAQPAVRALGQLFHIACFTCHQCAQQLQGQQFYSLEGAPYCESCYTDTLEKCNTCGEPITDRMLRATGKAYHPHCFTCVVCARPLEGTSFIVDQANRPHCVPDYHKQYAPRCSVCSEPIMPEPGRDETVRVVALDKNFHMKCYKCEDCGKPLSIEADDNGCFPLDGHVLCRKCHTARAQS, from the exons ATGGTCTGGGCGCCGCtctctccccgccccctccctcctccctccctcctccttccgtGTGTCCCTCCCCGCCCGGCTAGAGGCTGCTCCGGACCGGGACGCAGAGTCCGCGGACCCGGCGCCGAGGAGGCCACCCGAGACGCGGCGCGCACGCTCCGGCCCGCG CAGTCCGGCCCGGCCATGGCGGCCCCCCGCCCGTCTCCCGCGATCTCCGTTTCGGTCTCGGCTCCGGCTTTTTACGCCCCGCAGAAGAAGTTCGGCCCTGTGGTGGCCCCAAAACCCAAAGTGAATCCCTTCCGGCCCGGGGACAGCGAGCCTCCCCCGGCACCCGGGGCCCAGCGCGCACAGATGGGCCGGGTGGGAGAGATTCCCCCGCCGCCCCCGGAAG ACTttcccctgcctccacctcccctcgCTGGGGATGGCGACGATGCTGAGGGTGCTCTGGGAGGTGCCTTCCCGCCGCCCCCTCCCCCGATCGAGGAATCATTTCCCCCTGCGCCTCTGGAGGAGGAGATCTTCCCTTCCCCGCCGCCTCCtctggaagaggagggagggccTGAGGCCCCCATACCGTCCCCACCGCAG CCCAGGGAGAAGGTGAGCAGTATTGATTTGGAGATCGACTCTCTGTCCTCACTGCTGGATGACATGACCAAGAATGATCCTTTCAAAGCTCGG GTGTCATCTGGATATGTCCCCCCACCAGTGGCCACTCCATTCATTTCCAAGTCCAGTACTAAGCCTGCAGCTGGGGGCACAGCACCCCTGCCTCCTTGGAaggccccttccagctcccagcctCTGCCCCAGGTTCCGGCTCCAGCTCAGAGCCAGACACAGTTCCATgttcagccccagccccagcccaagCCTCAGGTCCAACTCCATGTCcagtcccagccccagcctgtGTCTTTGGCTAACACACAGCCCCGAGGTCCCCCAGCCTCATCGCCAGCTCCAGCCCCTAAGTTTTCTCCAGTGACTCCTAAGTTTACTCCCGTGGCTTCCAAGTTCAGTCCTGGAGCCCCAGGTGGATCTGGGTCACAGCCAAATCAAAAATTGGGGCATCCCGAAGCTCTTTCCGCTGGCACAGGctcccctcaacctcccagcttCACCTATGCTCAGCAGAGGGAGAAGCCCCGAGTGCAGGAGAAGCAACACCCCGTGCCCGCACCGGCTCAGAACCAAAACCAG gtgcgctCCCCTGGGGCCCCAGGGCCCCTGACTCTGAAGGAGGTGGAGGAGTTGGAGCAGCTGACCCAGCAGCTAATGCAGGACATGGAGCATCCTCAGAGGCAGAACGTGGCCGTCAACG AACTCTGCGGTCGATGCCATCAACCCCTGGCCCGGGCGCAGCCAGCCGTCCGCGCTCTGGGGCAGCTGTTCCACATCGCCTGCTTCACCTGCCACCAGTGTGCGCAGCAGCTCCAGGGCCAGCAGTTCTACAGCCTGGAGGGGGCGCCGTACTGCGAGAGCTGCTACACT GACACCCTGGAGAAGTGCAACACCTGCGGGGAGCCCATCACTGACCGCATGCTGAGGGCCACGGGCAAGGCCTATCACCCGCACTGCTTCACCTGCGTGGTCTGTGCCCGCCCCCTGGAGGGCACCTCCTTCATTGTGGACCAGGCCAACCGGCCCCACTGTGTCCCCGACTACCACAA GCAGTACGCCCCGAGGTGCTCCGTCTGCTCTGAGCCCATCATGCCTGAGCCTGGCCGAGATGAGACCGTGCGAGTGGTTGCCCTGGACAAGAACTTCCACATGAAGTGTTACAAGTGTGAG GACTGCGGGAAGCCCCTGTCGATTGAGGCAGATGACAATGGCTGCTTCCCCCTGGACGGTCACGTGCTCTGTCGGAAGTGCCACACTGCTAGAGCCCAGAGCTGA
- the ZYX gene encoding zyxin isoform X5, translated as MVWAPLSPRPLPPPSLLLPCVPPRPARGCSGPGRRVRGPGAEEATRDAARTLRPAQSGPAMAAPRPSPAISVSVSAPAFYAPQKKFGPVVAPKPKVNPFRPGDSEPPPAPGAQRAQMGRVGEIPPPPPEDFPLPPPPLAGDGDDAEGALGGAFPPPPPPIEESFPPAPLEEEIFPSPPPPLEEEGGPEAPIPSPPQVSSGYVPPPVATPFISKSSTKPAAGGTAPLPPWKAPSSSQPLPQVPAPAQSQTQFHVQPQPQPKPQVQLHVQSQPQPVSLANTQPRGPPASSPAPAPKFSPVTPKFTPVASKFSPGAPGGSGSQPNQKLGHPEALSAGTGSPQPPSFTYAQQREKPRVQEKQHPVPAPAQNQNQVRSPGAPGPLTLKEVEELEQLTQQLMQDMEHPQRQNVAVNELCGRCHQPLARAQPAVRALGQLFHIACFTCHQCAQQLQGQQFYSLEGAPYCESCYTDTLEKCNTCGEPITDRMLRATGKAYHPHCFTCVVCARPLEGTSFIVDQANRPHCVPDYHKQYAPRCSVCSEPIMPEPGRDETVRVVALDKNFHMKCYKCEDCGKPLSIEADDNGCFPLDGHVLCRKCHTARAQS; from the exons ATGGTCTGGGCGCCGCtctctccccgccccctccctcctccctccctcctccttccgtGTGTCCCTCCCCGCCCGGCTAGAGGCTGCTCCGGACCGGGACGCAGAGTCCGCGGACCCGGCGCCGAGGAGGCCACCCGAGACGCGGCGCGCACGCTCCGGCCCGCG CAGTCCGGCCCGGCCATGGCGGCCCCCCGCCCGTCTCCCGCGATCTCCGTTTCGGTCTCGGCTCCGGCTTTTTACGCCCCGCAGAAGAAGTTCGGCCCTGTGGTGGCCCCAAAACCCAAAGTGAATCCCTTCCGGCCCGGGGACAGCGAGCCTCCCCCGGCACCCGGGGCCCAGCGCGCACAGATGGGCCGGGTGGGAGAGATTCCCCCGCCGCCCCCGGAAG ACTttcccctgcctccacctcccctcgCTGGGGATGGCGACGATGCTGAGGGTGCTCTGGGAGGTGCCTTCCCGCCGCCCCCTCCCCCGATCGAGGAATCATTTCCCCCTGCGCCTCTGGAGGAGGAGATCTTCCCTTCCCCGCCGCCTCCtctggaagaggagggagggccTGAGGCCCCCATACCGTCCCCACCGCAG GTGTCATCTGGATATGTCCCCCCACCAGTGGCCACTCCATTCATTTCCAAGTCCAGTACTAAGCCTGCAGCTGGGGGCACAGCACCCCTGCCTCCTTGGAaggccccttccagctcccagcctCTGCCCCAGGTTCCGGCTCCAGCTCAGAGCCAGACACAGTTCCATgttcagccccagccccagcccaagCCTCAGGTCCAACTCCATGTCcagtcccagccccagcctgtGTCTTTGGCTAACACACAGCCCCGAGGTCCCCCAGCCTCATCGCCAGCTCCAGCCCCTAAGTTTTCTCCAGTGACTCCTAAGTTTACTCCCGTGGCTTCCAAGTTCAGTCCTGGAGCCCCAGGTGGATCTGGGTCACAGCCAAATCAAAAATTGGGGCATCCCGAAGCTCTTTCCGCTGGCACAGGctcccctcaacctcccagcttCACCTATGCTCAGCAGAGGGAGAAGCCCCGAGTGCAGGAGAAGCAACACCCCGTGCCCGCACCGGCTCAGAACCAAAACCAG gtgcgctCCCCTGGGGCCCCAGGGCCCCTGACTCTGAAGGAGGTGGAGGAGTTGGAGCAGCTGACCCAGCAGCTAATGCAGGACATGGAGCATCCTCAGAGGCAGAACGTGGCCGTCAACG AACTCTGCGGTCGATGCCATCAACCCCTGGCCCGGGCGCAGCCAGCCGTCCGCGCTCTGGGGCAGCTGTTCCACATCGCCTGCTTCACCTGCCACCAGTGTGCGCAGCAGCTCCAGGGCCAGCAGTTCTACAGCCTGGAGGGGGCGCCGTACTGCGAGAGCTGCTACACT GACACCCTGGAGAAGTGCAACACCTGCGGGGAGCCCATCACTGACCGCATGCTGAGGGCCACGGGCAAGGCCTATCACCCGCACTGCTTCACCTGCGTGGTCTGTGCCCGCCCCCTGGAGGGCACCTCCTTCATTGTGGACCAGGCCAACCGGCCCCACTGTGTCCCCGACTACCACAA GCAGTACGCCCCGAGGTGCTCCGTCTGCTCTGAGCCCATCATGCCTGAGCCTGGCCGAGATGAGACCGTGCGAGTGGTTGCCCTGGACAAGAACTTCCACATGAAGTGTTACAAGTGTGAG GACTGCGGGAAGCCCCTGTCGATTGAGGCAGATGACAATGGCTGCTTCCCCCTGGACGGTCACGTGCTCTGTCGGAAGTGCCACACTGCTAGAGCCCAGAGCTGA
- the ZYX gene encoding zyxin isoform X4 translates to MVWAPLSPRPLPPPSLLLPCVPPRPARGCSGPGRRVRGPGAEEATRDAARTLRPASGPAMAAPRPSPAISVSVSAPAFYAPQKKFGPVVAPKPKVNPFRPGDSEPPPAPGAQRAQMGRVGEIPPPPPEDFPLPPPPLAGDGDDAEGALGGAFPPPPPPIEESFPPAPLEEEIFPSPPPPLEEEGGPEAPIPSPPQPREKVSSIDLEIDSLSSLLDDMTKNDPFKARVSSGYVPPPVATPFISKSSTKPAAGGTAPLPPWKAPSSSQPLPQVPAPAQSQTQFHVQPQPQPKPQVQLHVQSQPQPVSLANTQPRGPPASSPAPAPKFSPVTPKFTPVASKFSPGAPGGSGSQPNQKLGHPEALSAGTGSPQPPSFTYAQQREKPRVQEKQHPVPAPAQNQNQVRSPGAPGPLTLKEVEELEQLTQQLMQDMEHPQRQNVAVNELCGRCHQPLARAQPAVRALGQLFHIACFTCHQCAQQLQGQQFYSLEGAPYCESCYTDTLEKCNTCGEPITDRMLRATGKAYHPHCFTCVVCARPLEGTSFIVDQANRPHCVPDYHKQYAPRCSVCSEPIMPEPGRDETVRVVALDKNFHMKCYKCEDCGKPLSIEADDNGCFPLDGHVLCRKCHTARAQS, encoded by the exons ATGGTCTGGGCGCCGCtctctccccgccccctccctcctccctccctcctccttccgtGTGTCCCTCCCCGCCCGGCTAGAGGCTGCTCCGGACCGGGACGCAGAGTCCGCGGACCCGGCGCCGAGGAGGCCACCCGAGACGCGGCGCGCACGCTCCGGCCCGCG TCCGGCCCGGCCATGGCGGCCCCCCGCCCGTCTCCCGCGATCTCCGTTTCGGTCTCGGCTCCGGCTTTTTACGCCCCGCAGAAGAAGTTCGGCCCTGTGGTGGCCCCAAAACCCAAAGTGAATCCCTTCCGGCCCGGGGACAGCGAGCCTCCCCCGGCACCCGGGGCCCAGCGCGCACAGATGGGCCGGGTGGGAGAGATTCCCCCGCCGCCCCCGGAAG ACTttcccctgcctccacctcccctcgCTGGGGATGGCGACGATGCTGAGGGTGCTCTGGGAGGTGCCTTCCCGCCGCCCCCTCCCCCGATCGAGGAATCATTTCCCCCTGCGCCTCTGGAGGAGGAGATCTTCCCTTCCCCGCCGCCTCCtctggaagaggagggagggccTGAGGCCCCCATACCGTCCCCACCGCAG CCCAGGGAGAAGGTGAGCAGTATTGATTTGGAGATCGACTCTCTGTCCTCACTGCTGGATGACATGACCAAGAATGATCCTTTCAAAGCTCGG GTGTCATCTGGATATGTCCCCCCACCAGTGGCCACTCCATTCATTTCCAAGTCCAGTACTAAGCCTGCAGCTGGGGGCACAGCACCCCTGCCTCCTTGGAaggccccttccagctcccagcctCTGCCCCAGGTTCCGGCTCCAGCTCAGAGCCAGACACAGTTCCATgttcagccccagccccagcccaagCCTCAGGTCCAACTCCATGTCcagtcccagccccagcctgtGTCTTTGGCTAACACACAGCCCCGAGGTCCCCCAGCCTCATCGCCAGCTCCAGCCCCTAAGTTTTCTCCAGTGACTCCTAAGTTTACTCCCGTGGCTTCCAAGTTCAGTCCTGGAGCCCCAGGTGGATCTGGGTCACAGCCAAATCAAAAATTGGGGCATCCCGAAGCTCTTTCCGCTGGCACAGGctcccctcaacctcccagcttCACCTATGCTCAGCAGAGGGAGAAGCCCCGAGTGCAGGAGAAGCAACACCCCGTGCCCGCACCGGCTCAGAACCAAAACCAG gtgcgctCCCCTGGGGCCCCAGGGCCCCTGACTCTGAAGGAGGTGGAGGAGTTGGAGCAGCTGACCCAGCAGCTAATGCAGGACATGGAGCATCCTCAGAGGCAGAACGTGGCCGTCAACG AACTCTGCGGTCGATGCCATCAACCCCTGGCCCGGGCGCAGCCAGCCGTCCGCGCTCTGGGGCAGCTGTTCCACATCGCCTGCTTCACCTGCCACCAGTGTGCGCAGCAGCTCCAGGGCCAGCAGTTCTACAGCCTGGAGGGGGCGCCGTACTGCGAGAGCTGCTACACT GACACCCTGGAGAAGTGCAACACCTGCGGGGAGCCCATCACTGACCGCATGCTGAGGGCCACGGGCAAGGCCTATCACCCGCACTGCTTCACCTGCGTGGTCTGTGCCCGCCCCCTGGAGGGCACCTCCTTCATTGTGGACCAGGCCAACCGGCCCCACTGTGTCCCCGACTACCACAA GCAGTACGCCCCGAGGTGCTCCGTCTGCTCTGAGCCCATCATGCCTGAGCCTGGCCGAGATGAGACCGTGCGAGTGGTTGCCCTGGACAAGAACTTCCACATGAAGTGTTACAAGTGTGAG GACTGCGGGAAGCCCCTGTCGATTGAGGCAGATGACAATGGCTGCTTCCCCCTGGACGGTCACGTGCTCTGTCGGAAGTGCCACACTGCTAGAGCCCAGAGCTGA
- the ZYX gene encoding zyxin isoform X2: MVWAPLSPRPLPPPSLLLPCVPPRPARGCSGPGRRVRGPGAEEATRDAARTLRPASGPAMAAPRPSPAISVSVSAPAFYAPQKKFGPVVAPKPKVNPFRPGDSEPPPAPGAQRAQMGRVGEIPPPPPEDFPLPPPPLAGDGDDAEGALGGAFPPPPPPIEESFPPAPLEEEIFPSPPPPLEEEGGPEAPIPSPPQPREKVSSIDLEIDSLSSLLDDMTKNDPFKARVSSGYVPPPVATPFISKSSTKPAAGGTAPLPPWKAPSSSQPLPQVPAPAQSQTQFHVQPQPQPKPQVQLHVQSQPQPVSLANTQPRGPPASSPAPAPKFSPVTPKFTPVASKFSPGAPGGSGSQPNQKLGHPEALSAGTGSPQPPSFTYAQQREKPRVQEKQHPVPAPAQNQNQVRSPGAPGPLTLKEVEELEQLTQQLMQDMEHPQRQNVAVNELCGRCHQPLARAQPAVRALGQLFHIACFTCHQCAQQLQGQQFYSLEGAPYCESCYTDTLEKCNTCGEPITDRMLRATGKAYHPHCFTCVVCARPLEGTSFIVDQANRPHCVPDYHKQYAPRCSVCSEPIMPEPGRDETVRVVALDKNFHMKCYKCEVSHPSGLPGLVLTRRWREMLLTNWVVESASIQETGL; this comes from the exons ATGGTCTGGGCGCCGCtctctccccgccccctccctcctccctccctcctccttccgtGTGTCCCTCCCCGCCCGGCTAGAGGCTGCTCCGGACCGGGACGCAGAGTCCGCGGACCCGGCGCCGAGGAGGCCACCCGAGACGCGGCGCGCACGCTCCGGCCCGCG TCCGGCCCGGCCATGGCGGCCCCCCGCCCGTCTCCCGCGATCTCCGTTTCGGTCTCGGCTCCGGCTTTTTACGCCCCGCAGAAGAAGTTCGGCCCTGTGGTGGCCCCAAAACCCAAAGTGAATCCCTTCCGGCCCGGGGACAGCGAGCCTCCCCCGGCACCCGGGGCCCAGCGCGCACAGATGGGCCGGGTGGGAGAGATTCCCCCGCCGCCCCCGGAAG ACTttcccctgcctccacctcccctcgCTGGGGATGGCGACGATGCTGAGGGTGCTCTGGGAGGTGCCTTCCCGCCGCCCCCTCCCCCGATCGAGGAATCATTTCCCCCTGCGCCTCTGGAGGAGGAGATCTTCCCTTCCCCGCCGCCTCCtctggaagaggagggagggccTGAGGCCCCCATACCGTCCCCACCGCAG CCCAGGGAGAAGGTGAGCAGTATTGATTTGGAGATCGACTCTCTGTCCTCACTGCTGGATGACATGACCAAGAATGATCCTTTCAAAGCTCGG GTGTCATCTGGATATGTCCCCCCACCAGTGGCCACTCCATTCATTTCCAAGTCCAGTACTAAGCCTGCAGCTGGGGGCACAGCACCCCTGCCTCCTTGGAaggccccttccagctcccagcctCTGCCCCAGGTTCCGGCTCCAGCTCAGAGCCAGACACAGTTCCATgttcagccccagccccagcccaagCCTCAGGTCCAACTCCATGTCcagtcccagccccagcctgtGTCTTTGGCTAACACACAGCCCCGAGGTCCCCCAGCCTCATCGCCAGCTCCAGCCCCTAAGTTTTCTCCAGTGACTCCTAAGTTTACTCCCGTGGCTTCCAAGTTCAGTCCTGGAGCCCCAGGTGGATCTGGGTCACAGCCAAATCAAAAATTGGGGCATCCCGAAGCTCTTTCCGCTGGCACAGGctcccctcaacctcccagcttCACCTATGCTCAGCAGAGGGAGAAGCCCCGAGTGCAGGAGAAGCAACACCCCGTGCCCGCACCGGCTCAGAACCAAAACCAG gtgcgctCCCCTGGGGCCCCAGGGCCCCTGACTCTGAAGGAGGTGGAGGAGTTGGAGCAGCTGACCCAGCAGCTAATGCAGGACATGGAGCATCCTCAGAGGCAGAACGTGGCCGTCAACG AACTCTGCGGTCGATGCCATCAACCCCTGGCCCGGGCGCAGCCAGCCGTCCGCGCTCTGGGGCAGCTGTTCCACATCGCCTGCTTCACCTGCCACCAGTGTGCGCAGCAGCTCCAGGGCCAGCAGTTCTACAGCCTGGAGGGGGCGCCGTACTGCGAGAGCTGCTACACT GACACCCTGGAGAAGTGCAACACCTGCGGGGAGCCCATCACTGACCGCATGCTGAGGGCCACGGGCAAGGCCTATCACCCGCACTGCTTCACCTGCGTGGTCTGTGCCCGCCCCCTGGAGGGCACCTCCTTCATTGTGGACCAGGCCAACCGGCCCCACTGTGTCCCCGACTACCACAA GCAGTACGCCCCGAGGTGCTCCGTCTGCTCTGAGCCCATCATGCCTGAGCCTGGCCGAGATGAGACCGTGCGAGTGGTTGCCCTGGACAAGAACTTCCACATGAAGTGTTACAAGTGTGAGGTCAGCCATCCCTCTGGGCTCCCTGGGCTGGTTCTGACCAGGAGGTGGCGGGAGATGCTGCTTACTAACTGGGTGGTGGAAAGCGCCAGCATTCAGGAAACAGGGCTGTGA